From the genome of Neomonachus schauinslandi chromosome 5, ASM220157v2, whole genome shotgun sequence, one region includes:
- the PAQR4 gene encoding progestin and adipoQ receptor family member 4 isoform X2, with protein MAFLAGPRLLDWASSPPHLQFNKFVLTGYRPASSGSGCLRSLFYLHNELGNIYTHGSVLYHLFMCHQGGSAVYTRLLALDMCGVCLVNTLGALPIIHCTLACRPWLRPAALVGYTVLSGVAGWRALTAPSTSARLRAFGWQAAARLLVFGARGVGLGSGAPGSLPCYLRMDALALLGGLVNVARLPERWGPGRFDYWGNSHQIMHLLSVGSILQLHAGVVPDLLWAAHHACPPD; from the exons atGGCGTTCCTGGCCGGGCCGCGTCTGCTGGACTGGGCCAGCTCGCCACCGCACCTGCAGTTCAACAAGTTCGTGCTGACGGGCTACCGGCCGGCCAGCAGCGGCTCGGGCTGTCTGCGCAGTCTCTTCTACCTGCACAACGAGCTGGGCAACATCTACACGCACG gctctgtgctctATCACCTCTTCATGTGCCACCAAGGGGGCAGCGCTGTGTATACCCGACTCCTTGCCTTGGATATGTGTGGGGTCTGCCTTGTCAACACCCTCG GGGCCCTGCCCATCATCCACTGCACCCTGGCCTGTAGGCCCTGGCTGCGTCCGGCTGCCCTGGTGGGCTACACCGTGCTGTCAGGTGTGGCTGGCTGGCGGGCCCTCACAGCTCCCTCCACCAGTGCCCGGCTCCGTGCCTTCGGTTGGCAGGCTGCTGCCCGCCTCCTGGTGTTTGGGGCCCGGGGAgtggggctgggctctggggctccaggctccctgccctgctaCCTGCGCATGGATGCGCTGGCACTGCTTGGGGGACTGGTGAACGTGGCCCGCCTGCCGGAGCGCTGGGGACCTGGCCGCTTCGACTACTGGGGCAACTCCCACCAGATCATGCACCTGCTCAGCGTGGGCTCCATCCTCCAGCTGCACGCCGGTGTTGTGCCAGACCTGCTCTGGGCCGCCCACCACGCCTGCCCCCCAGACTGA
- the KREMEN2 gene encoding kremen protein 2 isoform X2 produces the protein METRTPRGLLLLFLFLPLLPPRGASAGSLHSPGLSECFQVNGADYRGHQNRTGPREAGRPCLFWDQTQQHSYSSASDPQGRWGLGPHNFCRNPDGDVQPWCYVAETEEGIYWRYCDIPTCHMPGYLGCFVDSGAPPALSGPSGTSTKLTVQVCLRFCRMKGYQLAGVEAGYACFCGSESDLDRGRPAPATDCDQICFGHPGQLCGGDGRLGIYEVSVGSCQGNWTAPQGVVYSPDFPDEYGPDRNCSWALSPPGAALELTFRLFELADPRDRLELRDAASGSLLRAFDGARPPPPGPLRLRAAALLLTFRSDARGHAQGFALTYRGLQDAADDPVPKGSAQTPAAPPDWANVSCSPRPGAPEAAMGGAVCWLRGKVPRRWGLPGALGEAGLCGTAGLEGWPCPALPGTLRLRV, from the exons ATGGAGACACGGACCCCGCGGggcctcctccttctcttcctcttcctcccgcTGCTGCCGCCACGCGGCGCCTCCGCCGGGAGCCTGCACAGCCCAG GCCTGTCCGAGTGCTTCCAGGTGAATGGCGCCGACTACCGCGGCCACCAGAACCGCACGGGGCCGCGCGAGGCCGGCCGCCCGTGCCTGTTCTGGGACCAGACGCAGCAGCACAGCTACAGCAGCGCCAGCGACCCCCAGGGCCGCTGGGGGCTGGGCCCGCACAACTTCTGCCG GAACCCCGACGGCGACGTGCAGCCGTGGTGCTACGTAGCCGAGACGGAGGAGGGCATCTACTGGCGCTACTGCGACATCCCCACGTGCCACA TGCCTGGATACCTGGGCTGCTTCGTGGATTCCGGGGCACCCCCCGCCCTCAGCGGCCCCAGTGGCACCTCAACGAAGCTCACGGTCCAGGTGTGCCTTCGCTTCTGCCGCATGAAGGGCTACCAG CTGGCGGGCGTGGAGGCTGGCTACGCCTGCTTCTGTGGCTCTGAAAGCGACCTGGACCGGGGACGCCCGGCCCCAGCTACCGATTGTGACCAGATTTGCTTCGGCCACCCGGGCCAGCTGTGCGGCGGCGACGGCCGTCTGGGCATCTACGAAG TGTCCGTGGGCTCCTGCCAGGGCAACTGGACCGCTCCTCAGGGCGTCGTCTACTCCCCGGACTTCCCGGACGAGTACGGGCCGGACCGGAACTGCAGCTGGGCGCTGAGCCCGCCGGGCGCCGCGCTGGAGCTCACCTTCCGCCTCTTCGAGCTGGCCGACCCACGCGACCGGCTGGAGCTGCGCGACGCCGCCTCGGGCAGCCTGCTCCGCGCCTTCGACggcgcccgcccgccgccgcccgggCCGCTGCGCTTGCGCGCCGCCGCGCTGCTGCTCACCTTCCGCAGCGACGCGCGCGGCCACGCGCAGGGCTTCGCGCTCACCTACCGCG GGCTGCAGGACGCCGCTGACGACCCGGTGCCCAAGGGCTCGGCCCAGACCCCCGCAGCGCCCCCCGACTGGGCCAACGTGAGCTGCAGCCCCCGGCCTGGGGCTCCGGAGGCCGCGATGGGGG GAGCTGTCTGCTGGCTCCGGGGAAAGGTCCCCCGGCGTTGGGGCCTTCCCGGGGCCCTGGGAGAAGCTGGGCTGTGTGGTACCGCCGGCCTCGAGGggtggccctgccctgccctcccggGGACCCTCAGGCTGAGGGTCTAG
- the PAQR4 gene encoding progestin and adipoQ receptor family member 4 isoform X3, giving the protein MAFLAGPRLLDWASSPPHLQFNKFVLTGYRPASSGSGCLRSLFYLHNELGNIYTHGLALLGFLVLLPMTMPWGQLGKDGWLGGTHCVACLAPPTGSVLYHLFMCHQGGSAVYTRLLALDMCGVCLVNTLGALPIIHCTLACRPWLRPAALVGYTVLSGVAGWRALTAPSTSARLRAFGWQAAARLLLHAGVVPDLLWAAHHACPPD; this is encoded by the exons atGGCGTTCCTGGCCGGGCCGCGTCTGCTGGACTGGGCCAGCTCGCCACCGCACCTGCAGTTCAACAAGTTCGTGCTGACGGGCTACCGGCCGGCCAGCAGCGGCTCGGGCTGTCTGCGCAGTCTCTTCTACCTGCACAACGAGCTGGGCAACATCTACACGCACG GGCTAGCCTTGCTAGGCTTCCTGGTGCTGCTGCCGATGACCATGCCGTGGGGTCAGCTGGGCAAGGATGGCTGGCTGGGGGGTACGCACTGTGTGGCCTGCCTGGCACCCcccacaggctctgtgctctATCACCTCTTCATGTGCCACCAAGGGGGCAGCGCTGTGTATACCCGACTCCTTGCCTTGGATATGTGTGGGGTCTGCCTTGTCAACACCCTCG GGGCCCTGCCCATCATCCACTGCACCCTGGCCTGTAGGCCCTGGCTGCGTCCGGCTGCCCTGGTGGGCTACACCGTGCTGTCAGGTGTGGCTGGCTGGCGGGCCCTCACAGCTCCCTCCACCAGTGCCCGGCTCCGTGCCTTCGGTTGGCAGGCTGCTGCCCGCCTCCTG CTGCACGCCGGTGTTGTGCCAGACCTGCTCTGGGCCGCCCACCACGCCTGCCCCCCAGACTGA
- the KREMEN2 gene encoding kremen protein 2 isoform X3: METRTPRGLLLLFLFLPLLPPRGASAGSLHSPGLSECFQVNGADYRGHQNRTGPREAGRPCLFWDQTQQHSYSSASDPQGRWGLGPHNFCRNPDGDVQPWCYVAETEEGIYWRYCDIPTCHMPGYLGCFVDSGAPPALSGPSGTSTKLTVQVCLRFCRMKGYQLCGGDGRLGIYEVSVGSCQGNWTAPQGVVYSPDFPDEYGPDRNCSWALSPPGAALELTFRLFELADPRDRLELRDAASGSLLRAFDGARPPPPGPLRLRAAALLLTFRSDARGHAQGFALTYRGLQDAADDPVPKGSAQTPAAPPDWANVSCSPRPGAPEAAMGARVFSTVTAISVLLLLLLSLLRLLRRRSCLLAPGKGPPALGPSRGPGRSWAVWYRRPRGVALPCPPGDPQAEGLAASYRPLSASSQSSLRSLISAL, encoded by the exons ATGGAGACACGGACCCCGCGGggcctcctccttctcttcctcttcctcccgcTGCTGCCGCCACGCGGCGCCTCCGCCGGGAGCCTGCACAGCCCAG GCCTGTCCGAGTGCTTCCAGGTGAATGGCGCCGACTACCGCGGCCACCAGAACCGCACGGGGCCGCGCGAGGCCGGCCGCCCGTGCCTGTTCTGGGACCAGACGCAGCAGCACAGCTACAGCAGCGCCAGCGACCCCCAGGGCCGCTGGGGGCTGGGCCCGCACAACTTCTGCCG GAACCCCGACGGCGACGTGCAGCCGTGGTGCTACGTAGCCGAGACGGAGGAGGGCATCTACTGGCGCTACTGCGACATCCCCACGTGCCACA TGCCTGGATACCTGGGCTGCTTCGTGGATTCCGGGGCACCCCCCGCCCTCAGCGGCCCCAGTGGCACCTCAACGAAGCTCACGGTCCAGGTGTGCCTTCGCTTCTGCCGCATGAAGGGCTACCAG CTGTGCGGCGGCGACGGCCGTCTGGGCATCTACGAAG TGTCCGTGGGCTCCTGCCAGGGCAACTGGACCGCTCCTCAGGGCGTCGTCTACTCCCCGGACTTCCCGGACGAGTACGGGCCGGACCGGAACTGCAGCTGGGCGCTGAGCCCGCCGGGCGCCGCGCTGGAGCTCACCTTCCGCCTCTTCGAGCTGGCCGACCCACGCGACCGGCTGGAGCTGCGCGACGCCGCCTCGGGCAGCCTGCTCCGCGCCTTCGACggcgcccgcccgccgccgcccgggCCGCTGCGCTTGCGCGCCGCCGCGCTGCTGCTCACCTTCCGCAGCGACGCGCGCGGCCACGCGCAGGGCTTCGCGCTCACCTACCGCG GGCTGCAGGACGCCGCTGACGACCCGGTGCCCAAGGGCTCGGCCCAGACCCCCGCAGCGCCCCCCGACTGGGCCAACGTGAGCTGCAGCCCCCGGCCTGGGGCTCCGGAGGCCGCGATGGGGG CCCGGGTCTTCTCGACGGTGACGGCCATCtcggtgctgctgctgctgctgctgtcgCTGCTGCGTCTGCTGCGCCGACG GAGCTGTCTGCTGGCTCCGGGGAAAGGTCCCCCGGCGTTGGGGCCTTCCCGGGGCCCTGGGAGAAGCTGGGCTGTGTGGTACCGCCGGCCTCGAGGggtggccctgccctgccctcccggGGACCCTCAGGCTGAGGGTCTAGCCGCGAGTTACCGGCCCCTGAGCGCCTCCAGCCAGAGTTCCCTGCGCTCGCTCATCTCTGCTCTCTGA
- the PAQR4 gene encoding progestin and adipoQ receptor family member 4 isoform X1, which translates to MAFLAGPRLLDWASSPPHLQFNKFVLTGYRPASSGSGCLRSLFYLHNELGNIYTHGLALLGFLVLLPMTMPWGQLGKDGWLGGTHCVACLAPPTGSVLYHLFMCHQGGSAVYTRLLALDMCGVCLVNTLGALPIIHCTLACRPWLRPAALVGYTVLSGVAGWRALTAPSTSARLRAFGWQAAARLLVFGARGVGLGSGAPGSLPCYLRMDALALLGGLVNVARLPERWGPGRFDYWGNSHQIMHLLSVGSILQLHAGVVPDLLWAAHHACPPD; encoded by the exons atGGCGTTCCTGGCCGGGCCGCGTCTGCTGGACTGGGCCAGCTCGCCACCGCACCTGCAGTTCAACAAGTTCGTGCTGACGGGCTACCGGCCGGCCAGCAGCGGCTCGGGCTGTCTGCGCAGTCTCTTCTACCTGCACAACGAGCTGGGCAACATCTACACGCACG GGCTAGCCTTGCTAGGCTTCCTGGTGCTGCTGCCGATGACCATGCCGTGGGGTCAGCTGGGCAAGGATGGCTGGCTGGGGGGTACGCACTGTGTGGCCTGCCTGGCACCCcccacaggctctgtgctctATCACCTCTTCATGTGCCACCAAGGGGGCAGCGCTGTGTATACCCGACTCCTTGCCTTGGATATGTGTGGGGTCTGCCTTGTCAACACCCTCG GGGCCCTGCCCATCATCCACTGCACCCTGGCCTGTAGGCCCTGGCTGCGTCCGGCTGCCCTGGTGGGCTACACCGTGCTGTCAGGTGTGGCTGGCTGGCGGGCCCTCACAGCTCCCTCCACCAGTGCCCGGCTCCGTGCCTTCGGTTGGCAGGCTGCTGCCCGCCTCCTGGTGTTTGGGGCCCGGGGAgtggggctgggctctggggctccaggctccctgccctgctaCCTGCGCATGGATGCGCTGGCACTGCTTGGGGGACTGGTGAACGTGGCCCGCCTGCCGGAGCGCTGGGGACCTGGCCGCTTCGACTACTGGGGCAACTCCCACCAGATCATGCACCTGCTCAGCGTGGGCTCCATCCTCCAGCTGCACGCCGGTGTTGTGCCAGACCTGCTCTGGGCCGCCCACCACGCCTGCCCCCCAGACTGA
- the PAQR4 gene encoding progestin and adipoQ receptor family member 4 isoform X4, which yields MAFLAGPRLLDWASSPPHLQFNKFVLTGYRPASSGSGCLRSLFYLHNELGNIYTHGALPIIHCTLACRPWLRPAALVGYTVLSGVAGWRALTAPSTSARLRAFGWQAAARLLVFGARGVGLGSGAPGSLPCYLRMDALALLGGLVNVARLPERWGPGRFDYWGNSHQIMHLLSVGSILQLHAGVVPDLLWAAHHACPPD from the exons atGGCGTTCCTGGCCGGGCCGCGTCTGCTGGACTGGGCCAGCTCGCCACCGCACCTGCAGTTCAACAAGTTCGTGCTGACGGGCTACCGGCCGGCCAGCAGCGGCTCGGGCTGTCTGCGCAGTCTCTTCTACCTGCACAACGAGCTGGGCAACATCTACACGCACG GGGCCCTGCCCATCATCCACTGCACCCTGGCCTGTAGGCCCTGGCTGCGTCCGGCTGCCCTGGTGGGCTACACCGTGCTGTCAGGTGTGGCTGGCTGGCGGGCCCTCACAGCTCCCTCCACCAGTGCCCGGCTCCGTGCCTTCGGTTGGCAGGCTGCTGCCCGCCTCCTGGTGTTTGGGGCCCGGGGAgtggggctgggctctggggctccaggctccctgccctgctaCCTGCGCATGGATGCGCTGGCACTGCTTGGGGGACTGGTGAACGTGGCCCGCCTGCCGGAGCGCTGGGGACCTGGCCGCTTCGACTACTGGGGCAACTCCCACCAGATCATGCACCTGCTCAGCGTGGGCTCCATCCTCCAGCTGCACGCCGGTGTTGTGCCAGACCTGCTCTGGGCCGCCCACCACGCCTGCCCCCCAGACTGA
- the KREMEN2 gene encoding kremen protein 2 isoform X4, whose product METRTPRGLLLLFLFLPLLPPRGASAGSLHSPGLSECFQVNGADYRGHQNRTGPREAGRPCLFWDQTQQHSYSSASDPQGRWGLGPHNFCRNPDGDVQPWCYVAETEEGIYWRYCDIPTCHMPGYLGCFVDSGAPPALSGPSGTSTKLTVQVCLRFCRMKGYQLCGGDGRLGIYEVSVGSCQGNWTAPQGVVYSPDFPDEYGPDRNCSWALSPPGAALELTFRLFELADPRDRLELRDAASGSLLRAFDGARPPPPGPLRLRAAALLLTFRSDARGHAQGFALTYRGLQDAADDPVPKGSAQTPAAPPDWANVSCSPRPGAPEAAMGGAVCWLRGKVPRRWGLPGALGEAGLCGTAGLEGWPCPALPGTLRLRV is encoded by the exons ATGGAGACACGGACCCCGCGGggcctcctccttctcttcctcttcctcccgcTGCTGCCGCCACGCGGCGCCTCCGCCGGGAGCCTGCACAGCCCAG GCCTGTCCGAGTGCTTCCAGGTGAATGGCGCCGACTACCGCGGCCACCAGAACCGCACGGGGCCGCGCGAGGCCGGCCGCCCGTGCCTGTTCTGGGACCAGACGCAGCAGCACAGCTACAGCAGCGCCAGCGACCCCCAGGGCCGCTGGGGGCTGGGCCCGCACAACTTCTGCCG GAACCCCGACGGCGACGTGCAGCCGTGGTGCTACGTAGCCGAGACGGAGGAGGGCATCTACTGGCGCTACTGCGACATCCCCACGTGCCACA TGCCTGGATACCTGGGCTGCTTCGTGGATTCCGGGGCACCCCCCGCCCTCAGCGGCCCCAGTGGCACCTCAACGAAGCTCACGGTCCAGGTGTGCCTTCGCTTCTGCCGCATGAAGGGCTACCAG CTGTGCGGCGGCGACGGCCGTCTGGGCATCTACGAAG TGTCCGTGGGCTCCTGCCAGGGCAACTGGACCGCTCCTCAGGGCGTCGTCTACTCCCCGGACTTCCCGGACGAGTACGGGCCGGACCGGAACTGCAGCTGGGCGCTGAGCCCGCCGGGCGCCGCGCTGGAGCTCACCTTCCGCCTCTTCGAGCTGGCCGACCCACGCGACCGGCTGGAGCTGCGCGACGCCGCCTCGGGCAGCCTGCTCCGCGCCTTCGACggcgcccgcccgccgccgcccgggCCGCTGCGCTTGCGCGCCGCCGCGCTGCTGCTCACCTTCCGCAGCGACGCGCGCGGCCACGCGCAGGGCTTCGCGCTCACCTACCGCG GGCTGCAGGACGCCGCTGACGACCCGGTGCCCAAGGGCTCGGCCCAGACCCCCGCAGCGCCCCCCGACTGGGCCAACGTGAGCTGCAGCCCCCGGCCTGGGGCTCCGGAGGCCGCGATGGGGG GAGCTGTCTGCTGGCTCCGGGGAAAGGTCCCCCGGCGTTGGGGCCTTCCCGGGGCCCTGGGAGAAGCTGGGCTGTGTGGTACCGCCGGCCTCGAGGggtggccctgccctgccctcccggGGACCCTCAGGCTGAGGGTCTAG
- the KREMEN2 gene encoding kremen protein 2 isoform X1, whose protein sequence is METRTPRGLLLLFLFLPLLPPRGASAGSLHSPGLSECFQVNGADYRGHQNRTGPREAGRPCLFWDQTQQHSYSSASDPQGRWGLGPHNFCRNPDGDVQPWCYVAETEEGIYWRYCDIPTCHMPGYLGCFVDSGAPPALSGPSGTSTKLTVQVCLRFCRMKGYQLAGVEAGYACFCGSESDLDRGRPAPATDCDQICFGHPGQLCGGDGRLGIYEVSVGSCQGNWTAPQGVVYSPDFPDEYGPDRNCSWALSPPGAALELTFRLFELADPRDRLELRDAASGSLLRAFDGARPPPPGPLRLRAAALLLTFRSDARGHAQGFALTYRGLQDAADDPVPKGSAQTPAAPPDWANVSCSPRPGAPEAAMGARVFSTVTAISVLLLLLLSLLRLLRRRSCLLAPGKGPPALGPSRGPGRSWAVWYRRPRGVALPCPPGDPQAEGLAASYRPLSASSQSSLRSLISAL, encoded by the exons ATGGAGACACGGACCCCGCGGggcctcctccttctcttcctcttcctcccgcTGCTGCCGCCACGCGGCGCCTCCGCCGGGAGCCTGCACAGCCCAG GCCTGTCCGAGTGCTTCCAGGTGAATGGCGCCGACTACCGCGGCCACCAGAACCGCACGGGGCCGCGCGAGGCCGGCCGCCCGTGCCTGTTCTGGGACCAGACGCAGCAGCACAGCTACAGCAGCGCCAGCGACCCCCAGGGCCGCTGGGGGCTGGGCCCGCACAACTTCTGCCG GAACCCCGACGGCGACGTGCAGCCGTGGTGCTACGTAGCCGAGACGGAGGAGGGCATCTACTGGCGCTACTGCGACATCCCCACGTGCCACA TGCCTGGATACCTGGGCTGCTTCGTGGATTCCGGGGCACCCCCCGCCCTCAGCGGCCCCAGTGGCACCTCAACGAAGCTCACGGTCCAGGTGTGCCTTCGCTTCTGCCGCATGAAGGGCTACCAG CTGGCGGGCGTGGAGGCTGGCTACGCCTGCTTCTGTGGCTCTGAAAGCGACCTGGACCGGGGACGCCCGGCCCCAGCTACCGATTGTGACCAGATTTGCTTCGGCCACCCGGGCCAGCTGTGCGGCGGCGACGGCCGTCTGGGCATCTACGAAG TGTCCGTGGGCTCCTGCCAGGGCAACTGGACCGCTCCTCAGGGCGTCGTCTACTCCCCGGACTTCCCGGACGAGTACGGGCCGGACCGGAACTGCAGCTGGGCGCTGAGCCCGCCGGGCGCCGCGCTGGAGCTCACCTTCCGCCTCTTCGAGCTGGCCGACCCACGCGACCGGCTGGAGCTGCGCGACGCCGCCTCGGGCAGCCTGCTCCGCGCCTTCGACggcgcccgcccgccgccgcccgggCCGCTGCGCTTGCGCGCCGCCGCGCTGCTGCTCACCTTCCGCAGCGACGCGCGCGGCCACGCGCAGGGCTTCGCGCTCACCTACCGCG GGCTGCAGGACGCCGCTGACGACCCGGTGCCCAAGGGCTCGGCCCAGACCCCCGCAGCGCCCCCCGACTGGGCCAACGTGAGCTGCAGCCCCCGGCCTGGGGCTCCGGAGGCCGCGATGGGGG CCCGGGTCTTCTCGACGGTGACGGCCATCtcggtgctgctgctgctgctgctgtcgCTGCTGCGTCTGCTGCGCCGACG GAGCTGTCTGCTGGCTCCGGGGAAAGGTCCCCCGGCGTTGGGGCCTTCCCGGGGCCCTGGGAGAAGCTGGGCTGTGTGGTACCGCCGGCCTCGAGGggtggccctgccctgccctcccggGGACCCTCAGGCTGAGGGTCTAGCCGCGAGTTACCGGCCCCTGAGCGCCTCCAGCCAGAGTTCCCTGCGCTCGCTCATCTCTGCTCTCTGA